The genomic stretch CTACGGCACCTCGACCCTCGACGACCACGTGAGGGTCGCCACCGCGGCGGCTGACGACGCCGGGCTCACCCTCGAGCACCTCCAGAGCAACCACGAGGGGGTGCTGGTCGACGCCGTCCACGCCGCTCGGGGGCGGTGTGCGGCGATCATCGTCAACGCGGGCGCCCTCACCCACTACTCGTGGTCGCTGCACGACGCCCTCGCCGCCTTCGACGGGCCGGTGCTGGAGCTGCACCTCTCCAACCCCAACGCCCGGGAGGGCTGGCGCCACCACTCGGTGGTCGCCCCGGTGGCCACCGGCACCATCGCCGGCCTCGGCGGCCACGGCTACGCCCTCGCCGTCGAGGCTGTCGCCCGCCTCCTCCGACCGTGAGCGGGCACCGGTTGCCCGGCACCGTGCTGCCACCCATGGACCTGGCCGCCCGGCTGCCCCGCTTGCAGGCCCGGCTGACCGATGCCGGCTGCGACGCCCTCGTCGTCACCTCGCTCACCAACGTCCGCTACCTCACCGGCTTCACCGGCTCGTCGGCCACCCTCCTGGTGCTCGACCACGACGCCGTGCTCCTCACCGACGGCCGCTACGCCGAGCAGGCACCCGACGAGCTCGACGCCGCCGGTGCGCCTGCGCGCGTGGCCGTCGGCGCCACCCTCGCCCGCCAAGACGAGCTCCTCGGCGAGGCAGCCGCGGGGGTGGCGCGGGTGGGCCTGGAGGCCGCCGACGTGGCGTGGTCGGTGGCCCGGCGCTACGAGACCTCGGTCCTCCCCGACGCCGAGCTGGTCGCCACCACCGGCCTCGTCGAGGCGCTCCGCGAGGTCAAGGACGACGGCGAGGTCGCCCGGATCGAAGCAGCCGCGGCCATCGCCGACGCGGCCCTCGCCGAGGTGCGCCACCGGCTCCTCGAGCGACCCGACGAGCGGACCTTCGCCTTCGACCTCGACCTGGCCATGCGAGCCGGCGGCGCCGACGACGTCAGCTTCGAGACCATCGTGGCGTCGGGTCCCAACGGTGCCCGACCGCACCACCGACCGGGGGAGCGCACCATCGCCGAGGGCGACCTCGTCGTGATCGAC from Acidimicrobiales bacterium encodes the following:
- a CDS encoding type II 3-dehydroquinate dehydratase — protein: MTATDRPVVLLLNGPNLNLLGEREPEVYGTSTLDDHVRVATAAADDAGLTLEHLQSNHEGVLVDAVHAARGRCAAIIVNAGALTHYSWSLHDALAAFDGPVLELHLSNPNAREGWRHHSVVAPVATGTIAGLGGHGYALAVEAVARLLRP
- a CDS encoding Xaa-Pro peptidase family protein, whose translation is MPGTVLPPMDLAARLPRLQARLTDAGCDALVVTSLTNVRYLTGFTGSSATLLVLDHDAVLLTDGRYAEQAPDELDAAGAPARVAVGATLARQDELLGEAAAGVARVGLEAADVAWSVARRYETSVLPDAELVATTGLVEALREVKDDGEVARIEAAAAIADAALAEVRHRLLERPDERTFAFDLDLAMRAGGADDVSFETIVASGPNGARPHHRPGERTIAEGDLVVIDFGALLDGYHSDMTRTFVVGEPSPTQARMLDVVTAAQAAGVAAVVPGATTGEVDDACRSAIAEAGWADAFVHPTGHGVGLDIHEGPRVATGVAATLAPGHVVTVEPGVYLRAHGGVRVEDTVVVTPQGCRALTAAPKTTRP